The sequence below is a genomic window from Photobacterium atrarenae.
AATCGGTTTTTTGTCCTGATCCAGTACCTGGCCGTAGAGAAAGGGCTTGCCGTTGAACTCGATCGCCGAGGCGGAATAGAGATCGACACCAGCCGGATCGTCCGGGGTCAGCAGGGTGGTGGTGATGGCTTCTTTAAGGTGCTTTTCAGGCTCGGTAGTTGCGACGGTTTCAACGATGATCATTCCGCGAACGAAATCGACATGGGCCCGGCTCTGGTAGCCGTCGGTATATTTTACATACTGACGTTTGCCGGCCACCAAGTTGTCGTCCTCACCCCAGTAGCGATGGACCTGGCCGCTGAAGCTGGCCATCAGGCGGTCTAATGCCGCAGCATCTTTGGTGAACTGGCCGGGCAGCGGGGCCAGGTTTTTGGCAAACCGGTTGGTGGTGCCGTAGTCGACATCATAGATCTTTTCGACAAATTCGCGGCTGCAGCCGCTGAGCATCAGCAGTGAGAAGATGAGAGCGCGTTTTTTCATAATCCCGAAAGAAAAAAGACATCACTTGTTGGGCACAAATGATGTCATTTTCTGGTACTTAGCGTAAGTATTTTTCGTCCCAAAGCGGGAAAGCGTGATGTGCTGGCTTATTTCTCGCTCGGCGGAGTATAGCCGTCGATCACTACGTCCTGGCCTTCGAACAGAAATTTCACCATTTCGGTTTCCAGCAGCTTGCGGTGCTCCGGATCCATCATGTTCAGTTTCTTTTCATTGATCAGCATGGTTTGCTTGCCTTGCCACTCAGCCCAGGCTTCTTTGGAAATGTTGTCGAAAATACGCTTGCCCAGCTCGCCCGGATACAGTTGAAAATCCAGGCCTTCCGCTTCTTTCTTCAGGCGGGCGCAAAATACGGTACGGCTCATCGGGTGGCTCCTTCAGTTAAACCTTCATGAGTACGGCTCCATTTATACCAGAGAGCGGCTTGAGCTGCCAGATTTCCCCCGGAGTGCAGGGACAGCGAGTCGGTTGAGGGACAGGTACGTCTGCAAAATCAACTTGATTGAAACAAAAGCCCTGCAAATAACAGGGCACTCTTGTTAGGCGGATTGTGGGGCGTTGCGGGTCAGGAACTTGCGGATCGGGGTCGGCAGGCCCAGCTCGGCGCAGGCGTCAAAAGGAAACCATTGCTGGTTGTCCGCTTGCTCGCCTAAGCGGTCGACGTGCCACACTTTGGCATCCAGCTTGTAATGGGTAAAGGTGTGCTTGAAACTGCCTTTGAGTTGGACATGCTCGCCGAGTTGCTCTGGCTCGAGGTGAATTTGCGGCAGGCACCAGAGTGCGCCCCAGATCCCGTTGTCAGCCCGTTTCTCCAGCAGCAATTTGCCGTTCGACTCAATCCACAGAAATTGTCCTGTCCGGGTCGGAATGGTTTTCTTCGGTTTCGGGGTCGGCAACTGATCGACCCGGTTGCTCTGATAGGCAATGCACTCGGGTTGAAAGCTGCAGTCATCGCAGGTCGGGTTCTTCGGCTTGCAGACGGTGGCGCCCATATCGAGCAATCCCTGGGCGAAGGCCCGGTTGCTCTGGTTCGGGGTATAGGTTTCGGCCAGGTGCCAGAGAGTTTTATCGACCTGGGTGGTGCCCGGTACCCCTTCGATGCCGAAAAAGCGGCAGAACAGGCGTTTGACGTTGCCGTCGACAATCGGGCCGTAGGTGTTGTAAGCAAAGGAGGCTATCGCCCCGGCGGTATAGCGGCCGACACCCGGGATCTTCAGCAGGGTCTCGACCTGATCCGGAAACTGACCGCCGCATTCTTCGGTGATGTACAGCGCGGCTTTGCGCAGGTTGCGGGCGCGGGAGTAATAGCCCAGCCCCTGCCAGTGGCTCATCACCTCATCTTCGGAGGCGGCAGCCAGGGCCTCAATGGTCGGGAAACTGGCCATCCAGCGCTCAAAGTAGGGGATCACGGTGGCGACCTGGGTTTGCTGAAGCATGATTTCAGACACCAGTACCCGGTACGGGGTCGGGTCCTGCTGCCAGGGAAGATCATGGCGGCCATGGGTCTGCTGCCAGGAAATGAGTCGTTGCTGAAAGTCTGTCGGGGTCAAAGGCGGGTGCATCATAAATATACTTCTTTGTATTGCTCACTTTACGGGCCGCCTGGGAGCGTGCCAAGATGGGATTGATGGGTATTTTTGCGGTTGATTGCACCATAATCTGACGGCAGTCGCAAACGATAGACTTGCACTCAGCGCGTATCTTTGGATAATGCCGACGCTTAGTTTTTATTCTTTTCTAGTTTAGGTAATACGATGAGCGAAGTTTCTAAAGCCTCTGGCGAAGTCACCCTGTCTGAATTTAACGAAGACGGTAAGCTAATCCGTAAAGTGCGCAGCTTCGTTCGTCGCGAAGGTCGCCTGACCAAAGGCCAGGAAGCGGCCCTGGATAACAACTGGCCGACCATGGGTATCGACTTTGCTCAGCAGATGCTGGACTGGAAGGAAGTCTTTCATCGTGAAGCGCCGGTGGTGCTGGAAATCGGTTTCGGTATGGGTGCGTCGCTGGTCGAAATGGCGAAAAACGCGCCGGAGAAAAACTTCATCGGGATTGAGGTTCATAGCCCGGGTGTCGGTGCCTGCCTGATGGGGGCGGAAGAAGCTGAGCTGACCAACCTGCGTGTGATGTGTCATGATGCGGTTGAAGTCTTTGATTACATGATCCCGGACGGCAGCCTGGACACGGTTCAACTGTTCTTCCCGGATCCATGGCACAAGGCGCGTCACCACAAGCGTCGTATTGTGCAGTCTGAATTTGTGGAAATGGTCCGTAAGAAGCTGAAAATTGGCGGTATCTTCCACATGGCGACTGACTGGGAAAACTACGCCGAGCACATGGTTGAAGTGATGAACGCTGCGCCGGGGTATGAGAATACCGCGACTGACGGCGATTACATCCCGCGTCCGGATGATCGTCCGCTGACTAAATTTGAAGCGCGTGGCCACCGCCTGGGTCATGGCGTCTGGGATATGAAGTTCGCCAGAACTGAATAAGTGCCAACGACAGGCCGGGTAGAAATGCCACCCGGCCACGATGAATCAGAAATTTAAAAAGCCAGCCTCGTGTTGGCTTTTTTATCCTTGGAGAACATGAATGAAGCCGACAGAAGCACTGCTGCATGACATTCTGGATGAAGTCCGTCCGTTAATTGGCCGGGGCAAGGTGGCGGATTATATTCCGGCGCTGGCCAATGTCCCGGCCGATAAGTTGGGGATTGCAGTTTGCTATAACGATGGCGAAATCATCCAGGCCGGTGACAGTGAAGAAGGCTTTTCGATTCAGTCGATCTCCAAGGTGCTGAGCCTGACTCTGGCGATGACCCTGTACGAGCCGCTGGAGATCTGGCAGCGGGTCGGTAAAGAGCCGTCCGGTCATGCGTTCAACTC
It includes:
- a CDS encoding oxidative damage protection protein, encoding MSRTVFCARLKKEAEGLDFQLYPGELGKRIFDNISKEAWAEWQGKQTMLINEKKLNMMDPEHRKLLETEMVKFLFEGQDVVIDGYTPPSEK
- the mutY gene encoding A/G-specific adenine glycosylase, with the translated sequence MMHPPLTPTDFQQRLISWQQTHGRHDLPWQQDPTPYRVLVSEIMLQQTQVATVIPYFERWMASFPTIEALAAASEDEVMSHWQGLGYYSRARNLRKAALYITEECGGQFPDQVETLLKIPGVGRYTAGAIASFAYNTYGPIVDGNVKRLFCRFFGIEGVPGTTQVDKTLWHLAETYTPNQSNRAFAQGLLDMGATVCKPKNPTCDDCSFQPECIAYQSNRVDQLPTPKPKKTIPTRTGQFLWIESNGKLLLEKRADNGIWGALWCLPQIHLEPEQLGEHVQLKGSFKHTFTHYKLDAKVWHVDRLGEQADNQQWFPFDACAELGLPTPIRKFLTRNAPQSA
- the trmB gene encoding tRNA (guanosine(46)-N7)-methyltransferase TrmB; translated protein: MSEVSKASGEVTLSEFNEDGKLIRKVRSFVRREGRLTKGQEAALDNNWPTMGIDFAQQMLDWKEVFHREAPVVLEIGFGMGASLVEMAKNAPEKNFIGIEVHSPGVGACLMGAEEAELTNLRVMCHDAVEVFDYMIPDGSLDTVQLFFPDPWHKARHHKRRIVQSEFVEMVRKKLKIGGIFHMATDWENYAEHMVEVMNAAPGYENTATDGDYIPRPDDRPLTKFEARGHRLGHGVWDMKFARTE